A single window of Methylobacterium nodulans ORS 2060 DNA harbors:
- a CDS encoding dihydrodipicolinate synthase family protein, which produces MSETVFPRGVFCAALTPLDADLNPNHAAFAAHCRHLLAEGCTGIALLGTTGEANSFSGDERRALLEAALQAGISPDQLLPGTGVAALTETVALTRHALSLGVTTVVMLPPFYYKGVSEDGIVAAYAEIVERIGDERLRVVLYHIPQVAGVPLPHGAIARLRERYPGTFVGIKDSAGDLAHMTALVERFPGFAVLAGADPLMLPLLKAGGAGAITATTNLVARDLRFVFDHWADPAQAAAVEAAQARVVAARERASRFAQMASLKALVAERTGDPGWRRMRPPLVPLSETERAALLTPAPDEARRAS; this is translated from the coding sequence ATGAGCGAGACCGTTTTCCCGCGCGGCGTCTTCTGCGCCGCCCTCACCCCGCTCGATGCGGACCTCAACCCGAACCACGCGGCCTTCGCGGCCCATTGCCGCCATCTCCTCGCCGAGGGCTGCACGGGCATCGCGCTGCTCGGCACCACCGGCGAGGCCAATTCCTTCTCGGGCGACGAGCGCAGGGCGCTGCTCGAAGCCGCGCTCCAGGCCGGGATATCTCCGGACCAGCTCCTGCCCGGCACCGGGGTGGCGGCGCTGACCGAGACGGTGGCGCTCACCCGCCACGCCCTCTCGCTGGGCGTCACCACCGTGGTGATGCTGCCGCCCTTCTACTACAAGGGCGTGAGCGAGGACGGGATCGTCGCGGCCTATGCGGAGATCGTCGAGCGGATCGGCGACGAGCGCCTGCGGGTCGTGCTCTACCACATCCCGCAGGTCGCGGGCGTGCCGCTCCCGCACGGCGCCATCGCTCGCCTGCGCGAGCGCTATCCGGGGACCTTCGTCGGGATCAAGGATTCGGCGGGCGACCTCGCCCACATGACGGCGCTGGTCGAGCGCTTCCCCGGTTTCGCGGTGCTGGCGGGCGCCGACCCGCTGATGCTGCCGTTGCTGAAAGCGGGCGGCGCCGGGGCGATCACCGCGACCACGAACCTCGTCGCGCGGGATCTGCGCTTCGTCTTCGACCACTGGGCCGACCCAGCCCAAGCCGCGGCGGTGGAGGCCGCGCAGGCGCGCGTGGTGGCGGCGCGCGAGCGGGCCTCGCGCTTTGCCCAGATGGCCTCGCTCAAGGCGCTGGTGGCCGAGCGCACCGGTGATCCAGGCTGGCGCCGGATGCGCCCGCCGCTGGTGCCGCTCTCGGAAACCGAGCGCGCCGCCCTCCTCACCCCGGCGCCGGACGAGGCCCGGCGCGCCTCCTGA
- a CDS encoding MFS transporter, protein MTAAIALGAPVPDIRKQVMRKLFSRIVLYCFFLFIINYLDRVNVGFAALQMNQELGLTPKIFGFGAGIFFLGYMAFEIPSNMILHRVGPRVWIARIMVSWGIVSCAMAFIQGPWSFYILRFLLGVAEAGFAPGVLLYLTYWFPRRERGRAVAGFMTATVLSSVIGAPLSGWLIGSTDGAFGLSGWQWMFLIEGIPAVIFGVVTFFYLVDRPETDRWLTSDERNWLVAELAREEQEGASRATHDFRSIFRDARVWLLTLVYMFNGIAIYGVVLWLPQIVKTIGGLSTVQTGFVSAIPFVFAAIGLIVIARNSDRTGERKFHTAAAGFAGGAFLCLSALVGAPVPGFLLLCCAAFTLWATLGVFWTLPTQFLSGAAAAGGLAAINGFAQIGGFTGPFLVGWIREASGSYTLALVTLGIFPMLGAVLCASLKARRD, encoded by the coding sequence GTGACTGCAGCCATCGCGCTGGGCGCGCCGGTTCCGGACATCCGCAAGCAAGTGATGCGCAAGCTCTTCAGCCGCATCGTGCTTTATTGCTTCTTTCTGTTCATCATCAATTATCTGGATCGGGTGAATGTCGGGTTCGCCGCGCTCCAGATGAACCAGGAGCTCGGCCTGACGCCGAAGATCTTCGGCTTCGGGGCCGGCATCTTCTTCCTCGGCTACATGGCCTTCGAGATCCCCAGCAACATGATCCTGCACCGGGTCGGGCCGCGGGTCTGGATCGCCCGCATCATGGTGAGCTGGGGGATCGTTTCCTGCGCCATGGCCTTCATCCAGGGGCCGTGGAGCTTCTACATCCTGCGCTTCCTCCTCGGGGTCGCGGAGGCCGGTTTCGCGCCCGGCGTACTGCTGTATCTGACCTACTGGTTCCCGCGCCGGGAGCGGGGCCGCGCGGTCGCCGGGTTCATGACCGCAACCGTGCTCTCGTCGGTGATCGGTGCGCCGCTCTCGGGTTGGCTGATCGGCAGCACCGACGGCGCCTTCGGCCTCTCCGGCTGGCAATGGATGTTCCTGATCGAGGGCATCCCGGCGGTGATCTTCGGGGTCGTGACGTTCTTCTATCTGGTCGATCGACCCGAGACGGACCGTTGGCTCACCTCCGATGAGCGGAACTGGCTGGTGGCCGAACTCGCGCGGGAAGAGCAGGAGGGCGCTTCACGGGCGACGCACGATTTCCGGTCGATCTTCCGCGATGCGCGTGTCTGGCTGCTCACGCTCGTCTACATGTTCAACGGCATCGCCATCTATGGCGTCGTGCTGTGGCTGCCTCAGATCGTGAAGACGATCGGCGGCCTCAGCACGGTCCAGACGGGGTTCGTCTCCGCCATTCCGTTCGTCTTCGCCGCGATCGGGCTCATCGTCATCGCGCGCAACTCCGACCGGACCGGGGAGCGCAAGTTCCACACGGCGGCCGCCGGGTTCGCGGGTGGGGCATTCCTGTGCCTGAGCGCGCTCGTCGGAGCGCCGGTGCCCGGGTTCCTGCTGCTGTGCTGCGCGGCCTTCACGCTCTGGGCCACGCTCGGCGTGTTCTGGACGCTGCCGACGCAGTTCCTGAGCGGCGCCGCTGCGGCCGGCGGGCTCGCCGCCATCAACGGCTTCGCTCAGATCGGTGGCTTCACGGGCCCCTTCCTGGTCGGCTGGATCCGCGAGGCGAGCGGCAGCTACACGCTCGCCCTGGTCACGCTCGGCATCTTCCCGATGCTCGGAGCCGTCCTGTGCGCCTCGCTCAAGGCGCGGCGCGACTGA
- a CDS encoding acyltransferase family protein, with the protein MSNYPVAAIMAGATAACLAATLLASWIGRTKFPLPSADTRIGCIDGLRGYLALSVLIHHFVVWMQATSLGGAWAVPSVNLFAQLGAGGVALFFMVTGLVFYPRILAGFRATAWPAVYTMRVFRIVPLVAVSVAIITLLIAARTGRGLDAQFPAAAAQWITTWGEPPLLGFADSGRINAYVLWSLRYEWLFYLAVLPACALAMDLVRGRLPSWTVPVALLAIGLLGREAGLPTALLRFLPLFAIGMLAYEVRSREAIARHLRTRPAAAVAVLALALGMVTARTPYGSALPLFALFFVCVACGNALFGVLRTRGALVLGECSFGIYLLHGVVLSVAFVDAGAERLAPEIVPALLPLAAVAVTMVTPLTFLIVERPALRLGALLARRMSAGAAARLRLDAAPSA; encoded by the coding sequence ATGTCGAACTATCCGGTTGCGGCGATCATGGCCGGCGCAACCGCGGCCTGTCTCGCCGCAACCCTGCTCGCCTCGTGGATAGGCCGGACGAAGTTTCCCCTGCCATCCGCCGACACCCGCATCGGGTGCATCGATGGACTGCGCGGATACCTGGCTCTGTCCGTGCTCATCCATCATTTCGTGGTTTGGATGCAGGCGACCAGCCTTGGCGGCGCCTGGGCCGTGCCGTCGGTCAACCTGTTCGCGCAGCTCGGCGCGGGCGGCGTGGCGCTCTTCTTCATGGTGACGGGGCTCGTCTTCTACCCGCGCATTCTGGCGGGGTTTCGGGCCACGGCGTGGCCTGCGGTCTACACGATGCGCGTCTTCCGCATCGTCCCGCTCGTGGCCGTATCGGTCGCGATCATCACCCTCCTGATCGCGGCCCGCACCGGTCGCGGCCTTGATGCCCAGTTTCCGGCAGCCGCGGCGCAGTGGATCACGACCTGGGGCGAGCCGCCCCTGCTCGGCTTTGCTGATAGCGGACGCATCAATGCCTACGTGCTGTGGTCGCTCCGGTACGAGTGGCTGTTCTACCTCGCGGTACTCCCGGCCTGCGCCCTGGCGATGGATCTGGTCCGCGGGCGGCTGCCGAGCTGGACGGTGCCGGTCGCGCTGCTGGCGATCGGCCTTCTCGGGCGGGAGGCCGGCCTGCCGACCGCGCTCCTGCGCTTCCTGCCACTCTTCGCGATCGGGATGCTCGCCTACGAGGTCCGGAGCCGCGAGGCGATCGCCCGTCACTTGCGCACACGTCCCGCCGCCGCCGTCGCGGTGCTTGCGCTCGCCCTCGGCATGGTGACGGCGAGGACCCCCTACGGGTCCGCCCTGCCGCTCTTCGCCCTGTTCTTCGTCTGCGTGGCCTGCGGCAACGCCCTGTTCGGGGTGCTGCGCACGCGCGGCGCGCTCGTGCTCGGGGAGTGCTCGTTCGGCATCTACCTGCTGCACGGCGTGGTGCTGAGTGTGGCCTTCGTGGATGCGGGCGCCGAAAGGCTCGCTCCGGAGATCGTCCCCGCGCTCCTCCCGCTGGCCGCGGTTGCGGTCACCATGGTGACCCCCCTCACGTTCCTGATCGTGGAGCGCCCCGCCCTGCGGCTCGGTGCCCTTCTGGCGCGGCGGATGAGCGCCGGCGCCGCAGCGCGCCTGCGCCTCGATGCGGCACCGAGCGCCTGA
- a CDS encoding MFS transporter has product MTAPTPIPLPRQRWLIVLMCFLAVAINYIDRANLGVAVPMIQKEYGIDPALMGLILSAFFWSYVLMQLPGGWLIDRFGSRATYTVATLIMSVATLATAFAGGVYSLIACRLVLGIGEAFCYPVNAKVTALWFRRSERGLATGIWASGSRVGSAMTLPLVAFLIANFGWREAFLVTGAIGLVWMVVWFLVYRDPARHPAVSPEQRAVLEADYAVTAGQRRIGYAELFRHRTIWGMMIGFFCLNFVIYFYTTWFPSYLTESRGFSLAKLGTLGLLPGLVAIPAGWLGGYLSDRLYKQGWSLTAARKTCLVGGLLASSVVAIAPLVPGDAAALILLAVSYSGLAFAGANIWTLPGDVAPTPAHVASISGIQNFASNLAGIALTTFTGVMVSLTKGSFVIPLAVAGCLSLVGAAAYLFIVGEIAPLKHDDEATGLPAGSPATSPERA; this is encoded by the coding sequence ATGACCGCACCGACGCCGATCCCGCTGCCGCGCCAACGCTGGCTCATCGTGCTGATGTGCTTCCTCGCGGTCGCCATCAACTATATCGACCGGGCCAATCTCGGCGTCGCCGTGCCGATGATCCAGAAGGAATACGGCATCGACCCGGCCCTGATGGGCCTGATCCTGTCCGCCTTCTTCTGGAGCTACGTCCTGATGCAGCTGCCGGGCGGCTGGCTCATCGACCGCTTCGGCTCGCGCGCCACCTACACGGTCGCGACCCTGATCATGTCGGTGGCGACCCTGGCCACCGCCTTCGCGGGCGGCGTCTATTCCCTGATCGCCTGCCGGCTCGTCCTCGGCATCGGCGAGGCCTTCTGCTATCCGGTCAACGCCAAGGTCACGGCCCTGTGGTTCCGCCGCTCCGAGCGCGGGCTCGCCACCGGCATCTGGGCGAGCGGCTCGCGGGTCGGCTCGGCCATGACGCTGCCGCTCGTGGCCTTCCTGATCGCCAATTTCGGCTGGCGCGAGGCCTTCCTGGTGACGGGGGCAATCGGCCTCGTCTGGATGGTGGTCTGGTTCCTGGTCTACCGCGACCCCGCCCGGCATCCGGCGGTCAGCCCCGAGCAGCGAGCCGTGCTGGAGGCCGACTACGCCGTGACGGCGGGCCAGCGCCGCATCGGCTATGCCGAGCTGTTCAGGCACCGCACGATCTGGGGCATGATGATCGGCTTCTTCTGCCTGAACTTCGTGATCTATTTCTACACCACGTGGTTCCCGTCCTATCTGACCGAGTCCCGGGGCTTCTCGCTCGCCAAGCTCGGCACCCTCGGCCTGCTGCCCGGCCTCGTCGCGATCCCGGCGGGCTGGCTCGGCGGCTACCTCTCGGACCGGCTCTACAAGCAGGGCTGGAGCCTCACCGCGGCGCGCAAGACCTGCCTGGTCGGCGGCCTGCTCGCCTCCTCTGTCGTCGCCATCGCCCCGCTGGTCCCCGGCGACGCCGCCGCCCTGATCCTGCTGGCGGTCTCCTATTCGGGCCTCGCCTTCGCGGGCGCCAATATCTGGACCCTGCCGGGCGACGTCGCCCCCACCCCGGCCCACGTCGCCTCGATCAGCGGCATCCAGAACTTCGCCTCGAACCTCGCCGGGATCGCCCTCACCACCTTCACGGGCGTGATGGTCAGCCTCACCAAGGGCTCCTTCGTGATCCCGCTCGCGGTGGCGGGCTGCCTCAGCCTCGTGGGGGCGGCCGCCTACCTGTTCATCGTCGGCGAGATCGCGCCCCTGAAGCACGACGACGAGGCGACCGGCCTTCCCGCCGGCTCCCCGGCGACGTCGCCCGAACGGGCTTGA
- a CDS encoding four-carbon acid sugar kinase family protein, whose translation MPSLRLIADDLTGALDTAAGFTGLVGAVEVAWVGAPMGPCGGNLALDTGTRETVAEDAARIAGAAAPRLQGAEIAFKKVDSLLRGPWAAELAACFGTGAWRHVVVAPAFPYQGRRTVEGRQFARAGTGWQAVSGDIAAALREAGLPARRAKVEDGPIAGIAVYDAASDDDLDRIAALAAGAPVLWCGSGGLAGALAGRSPASCDTRLVGPVLGLFGSDRPETAAQLAHCPEHQLILPAEGDHAGRVAARLRERGAALVSLGLPEGTGRQEAAARIAASFGLLARALPPPGTLLVAGGETLKALCLALRTEALAVTGQVVPGLPRSRMRGGLWDGVAIVSKSGAFGSPAVWRDLLRRNGLIHERTCA comes from the coding sequence ATGCCGAGCCTGCGCCTCATCGCCGACGACCTGACCGGCGCCCTCGACACCGCGGCCGGCTTCACCGGGCTGGTCGGCGCCGTCGAGGTCGCCTGGGTCGGGGCGCCGATGGGCCCATGCGGGGGCAACCTCGCCCTCGATACGGGGACACGGGAGACGGTCGCCGAGGACGCGGCTCGGATCGCCGGCGCAGCCGCGCCCCGCCTGCAGGGGGCCGAGATTGCCTTCAAGAAGGTCGACAGCCTCTTGCGCGGGCCCTGGGCGGCGGAACTCGCGGCGTGCTTCGGCACCGGCGCCTGGCGCCACGTGGTCGTCGCGCCGGCCTTCCCTTATCAAGGGCGCCGGACCGTAGAGGGGCGCCAGTTCGCCCGGGCCGGCACGGGCTGGCAGGCGGTCTCGGGCGACATCGCCGCGGCGCTCCGGGAAGCGGGTCTGCCGGCCCGCCGCGCTAAGGTCGAGGACGGCCCGATCGCCGGCATCGCCGTCTACGACGCGGCGAGCGACGACGATCTCGACCGGATCGCTGCCCTCGCGGCCGGGGCCCCGGTCCTATGGTGCGGCAGCGGCGGGCTCGCCGGAGCCTTGGCAGGACGCTCGCCCGCGTCCTGCGACACGCGTCTTGTCGGCCCCGTGCTCGGCCTGTTCGGCTCGGACCGGCCCGAGACCGCGGCGCAGCTCGCCCATTGCCCGGAGCACCAGCTGATCCTGCCCGCCGAGGGCGACCATGCCGGCCGGGTTGCGGCACGGCTGCGGGAGCGCGGCGCCGCGCTGGTCAGCCTCGGCCTGCCCGAGGGCACGGGCCGGCAGGAGGCCGCCGCGCGCATCGCCGCTTCCTTCGGCCTCCTCGCCCGCGCCCTTCCCCCGCCCGGCACCCTGCTCGTTGCCGGCGGCGAGACCCTCAAGGCCCTCTGCCTCGCCCTTCGGACCGAGGCCCTCGCGGTGACCGGCCAGGTCGTGCCGGGCCTGCCGCGCTCGCGGATGCGCGGCGGGCTCTGGGATGGCGTCGCGATCGTGTCGAAGTCCGGGGCGTTCGGCTCCCCCGCCGTCTGGCGCGACCTGCTGCGCCGCAACGGCCTCATCCACGAAAGGACCTGCGCGTGA
- a CDS encoding isocitrate lyase/PEP mutase family protein, translating to MRATTRLAQRLRQPGILVAPGCHDALGARIIEQAGFEAVYMTGNGLSASLIGAPDVGLLTMTEMVARGRSLAAAVSVPVVADADTGYGNLNNVVRTIREYEAAGVAAVHLEDQVTPKKCGAMKGLALVSAEEHADKIRAAVAARTDPDFLIIGRSDARIPNGFPDALRRGQIYAEAGADLVLLEMLQSIEEMREAVASISKPLVFNYVEGKVPDLKVSDFAELGFKLLNYPVSSTLAYARMMRDFAASLARDGTTLASGPPLLSLHDYEQILGLGAYH from the coding sequence ATGAGGGCGACGACACGTCTGGCGCAGCGGCTGCGGCAGCCCGGCATCCTGGTGGCGCCCGGGTGCCACGATGCCCTCGGGGCCAGGATCATCGAGCAGGCCGGGTTCGAAGCCGTCTACATGACCGGGAACGGCCTCTCCGCCAGCCTGATCGGAGCGCCGGATGTCGGGCTCCTGACGATGACCGAGATGGTCGCCCGTGGCCGCTCCCTCGCCGCAGCCGTGTCGGTGCCCGTGGTGGCCGATGCGGATACGGGCTACGGCAACCTCAACAACGTCGTGCGCACGATCCGCGAATACGAGGCGGCCGGCGTCGCGGCCGTCCACCTGGAGGACCAGGTCACGCCGAAGAAATGCGGGGCCATGAAGGGCCTCGCGCTGGTGTCGGCCGAGGAGCATGCGGACAAGATCCGCGCCGCCGTCGCGGCCCGCACCGATCCGGATTTCCTGATCATCGGCCGCTCCGACGCCCGCATTCCGAACGGCTTCCCGGACGCGCTGAGGCGCGGGCAGATCTACGCGGAGGCCGGCGCCGACCTCGTCCTGCTCGAGATGCTGCAGAGTATCGAGGAGATGCGCGAGGCCGTCGCGAGCATCTCGAAGCCGCTCGTCTTCAACTACGTCGAAGGGAAAGTGCCGGACCTGAAGGTCTCGGACTTCGCAGAGCTCGGTTTCAAGCTTCTGAACTATCCCGTCTCGTCGACCCTGGCCTATGCCCGCATGATGCGGGACTTCGCGGCGTCGCTGGCGCGGGACGGCACCACGCTCGCATCCGGCCCGCCGCTGCTGTCGCTCCACGATTACGAGCAGATCCTCGGTCTCGGCGCGTATCACTGA
- a CDS encoding iron-containing alcohol dehydrogenase — protein MTDLTAPIAIVRPEIAFGSGTARTVGQRARARAARRILVVADAFNAARVDLLALPGEVRVFGEVRPEPDIPNLERALALAEDFSPDLVVGFGGGSAMDLAKLVAVLPGSGQTIHDVIGPERVAGRRAGLIQVPTTAGTGSEGGTRALVTDPATQTKLAVQSRHMLADAAVIDPDLTLTVPPAVTAATGVDALAHCVEAFTSRKAHPLIDLYALEGARLVGRFLPRAVRDGSDVEARAGLALASLYGGFCLGPVNTTAGHAVAYPLGSRHHVAHGLACAVIFPHTLAFNAPAVPEKTRQVMAALGLPETAEEGAVAEAATRWCADLGLAMRLSALGVPEGDLPAMATEAHAIRRLLDNNPREISRDRILALYRAAA, from the coding sequence ATGACCGATCTCACCGCCCCCATCGCGATCGTCCGGCCCGAGATCGCGTTCGGGTCGGGCACGGCCCGCACGGTCGGGCAGCGCGCCCGCGCCAGGGCTGCGCGCCGCATCCTGGTCGTGGCCGACGCCTTCAACGCCGCGCGGGTCGATCTCCTCGCCCTGCCGGGCGAGGTGCGGGTGTTCGGCGAGGTCAGGCCGGAGCCCGACATCCCGAACCTGGAGCGGGCGCTCGCCCTGGCGGAAGACTTTTCCCCCGACCTCGTGGTCGGCTTCGGCGGCGGCAGCGCCATGGACCTCGCCAAGCTGGTGGCGGTGCTGCCCGGCAGCGGGCAGACGATCCACGACGTGATCGGCCCCGAGCGGGTGGCCGGGCGCCGCGCCGGCCTGATCCAGGTGCCGACCACCGCCGGCACCGGCAGCGAGGGCGGCACCCGCGCCCTCGTCACCGACCCCGCCACGCAGACCAAGCTCGCGGTGCAGAGCCGGCACATGCTGGCCGATGCGGCCGTGATCGACCCCGACCTGACGCTCACGGTGCCGCCCGCCGTCACGGCGGCGACCGGCGTCGATGCGCTCGCCCATTGCGTCGAGGCTTTCACCAGCCGCAAGGCGCACCCCTTGATTGACCTCTACGCGCTCGAAGGCGCGCGGCTCGTCGGCCGCTTCCTGCCCCGGGCCGTGCGGGACGGGAGCGACGTCGAGGCGCGGGCGGGGCTGGCGCTCGCCTCGCTCTACGGCGGCTTCTGCCTCGGCCCGGTGAACACCACGGCCGGCCATGCCGTCGCCTACCCGCTCGGCAGCCGCCATCACGTCGCCCACGGCCTCGCCTGCGCGGTGATCTTCCCGCACACGCTGGCCTTCAACGCGCCCGCCGTGCCCGAGAAGACCCGGCAGGTGATGGCCGCCCTCGGCCTGCCCGAGACGGCCGAGGAGGGCGCGGTGGCGGAGGCCGCGACGCGCTGGTGCGCCGATCTCGGCCTCGCGATGCGCCTCTCGGCGCTCGGCGTGCCGGAGGGCGACCTGCCCGCGATGGCGACCGAGGCGCACGCGATCCGGCGCCTGCTCGACAACAACCCGCGCGAGATCAGCCGGGACCGGATCCTGGCGCTCTACCGCGCCGCCGCCTGA
- the pdxA gene encoding 4-hydroxythreonine-4-phosphate dehydrogenase PdxA produces the protein MTRHLAITMGDPAGIGPEILVKAARRLKHRIAAGDLKLLVIGSVPALRRAEGALGAAPIPEIAQESDWPNLACLQADAEGAPIEPGQLSADGGRFAFKAIERAVRLALDQRIGGIVTAPLNKEALNLAGYHYAGHTEMLADLTGVRGSVMMLAHGGMRVSHVTTHVALEDVPKRLTPERLRRVIDLTHKALKGLGLAQPRIAVAALNPHAGEGGLFGRQDIDVSAPVIATAVADGLDVVGPVPGDTVFVKLRAGQYDAVVAMYHDQGHIPVKLLGFEVDPTTGQWMELSGVNITLGLPIIRTSVDHGTAFDIAGRGIANERSLIEAIEYAERLAASAAATQRSAA, from the coding sequence GTGACCCGCCACCTCGCCATCACCATGGGCGATCCCGCCGGCATCGGCCCCGAGATCCTCGTCAAGGCCGCGCGCCGGCTGAAGCACCGGATCGCCGCCGGGGACCTCAAGCTCCTGGTCATCGGCAGCGTCCCGGCCCTGCGCCGGGCGGAAGGAGCCCTCGGTGCCGCCCCCATCCCCGAGATCGCGCAGGAGAGCGACTGGCCGAACCTCGCCTGCCTCCAGGCCGATGCCGAGGGCGCGCCGATCGAGCCGGGTCAGCTCAGCGCGGATGGCGGGCGCTTCGCCTTCAAGGCGATCGAGCGTGCGGTGCGGCTCGCCCTCGATCAGCGCATCGGCGGCATCGTCACCGCGCCCCTCAACAAGGAGGCGCTGAACCTCGCCGGCTACCACTACGCCGGCCATACCGAGATGCTCGCCGACCTCACGGGCGTGCGCGGCTCGGTGATGATGCTCGCCCATGGCGGCATGCGGGTGAGCCACGTCACCACCCATGTGGCGCTCGAGGACGTGCCGAAGCGCCTCACCCCCGAGCGGCTGCGCCGCGTCATCGATCTGACCCACAAGGCGCTCAAGGGCCTCGGCCTCGCGCAGCCCCGCATCGCGGTTGCGGCGCTCAACCCCCATGCGGGCGAGGGCGGCCTGTTCGGGCGCCAGGACATCGACGTCAGCGCGCCGGTGATCGCCACGGCCGTGGCGGACGGGCTCGACGTGGTCGGCCCCGTGCCGGGCGACACGGTGTTCGTGAAGCTGCGGGCCGGCCAGTACGACGCGGTCGTGGCGATGTACCACGACCAGGGGCACATCCCGGTCAAGCTCTTGGGCTTCGAGGTCGACCCGACCACCGGCCAGTGGATGGAATTGTCGGGCGTCAACATCACGCTCGGCCTGCCGATCATCCGCACCTCGGTCGATCACGGCACCGCCTTCGACATCGCCGGGCGCGGCATCGCCAACGAACGCAGCCTGATCGAGGCGATCGAATATGCCGAGCGGCTGGCCGCGAGCGCCGCCGCCACCCAGAGGAGCGCCGCATGA
- a CDS encoding GntR family transcriptional regulator, with protein MTKARAERTTSLAQHVADELRKAIVSAQFDFGEALSEEGLAAAFGVSRTPIREALTILQAEGLVTIVPKSGTYIFTPSEDDVAELCEHRVTLEVEAVKRTLQRGREAALAELRLAFADMTRARATEDMELYGRADTAFHLSFFHHCGNRYLRDAYERNLGRVSALRTHLAFVAVNEPERSYADHERIIALISANEPEQLADLLEQHILRTRENYLSALRGRLQVGELNRVARIRRKLGHANGTFGRSVQAVEEQASAPRDAPPRRSAV; from the coding sequence ATGACCAAGGCCAGGGCGGAACGGACGACATCGCTGGCCCAGCACGTGGCGGACGAACTCCGCAAGGCGATCGTCTCGGCGCAGTTCGATTTCGGGGAGGCCCTGTCGGAGGAGGGGCTTGCGGCGGCCTTCGGGGTGAGCCGGACCCCCATCCGAGAGGCCCTGACGATCCTGCAGGCGGAAGGTCTCGTGACCATCGTGCCCAAGTCGGGCACCTACATTTTCACGCCGAGCGAGGACGATGTCGCGGAATTGTGCGAGCATCGCGTCACGCTCGAGGTGGAGGCCGTCAAGCGCACGCTGCAGCGGGGGCGCGAGGCAGCCCTGGCGGAATTGCGTCTGGCCTTCGCCGATATGACGCGGGCCCGCGCGACGGAGGATATGGAGCTCTACGGACGCGCCGACACGGCGTTCCACCTGAGCTTCTTTCATCATTGCGGCAACCGTTATCTGCGCGATGCCTATGAGCGGAATCTCGGGCGTGTGTCGGCCCTGCGCACGCACCTGGCCTTCGTGGCCGTCAACGAACCCGAGCGGTCTTACGCCGACCACGAAAGGATCATCGCGCTGATCAGCGCCAACGAGCCGGAGCAGCTGGCGGATTTGCTGGAGCAGCATATCTTGCGCACCCGCGAGAATTATCTCAGCGCCCTTCGCGGCCGCCTCCAGGTCGGTGAGCTGAACCGTGTCGCACGCATCCGCCGCAAGCTCGGCCATGCCAATGGCACTTTCGGACGGTCGGTCCAGGCCGTGGAGGAGCAGGCAAGCGCTCCACGGGACGCTCCGCCGCGGCGTTCGGCGGTCTAA